A genomic segment from Streptosporangium roseum DSM 43021 encodes:
- a CDS encoding SigE family RNA polymerase sigma factor, whose protein sequence is MDPGFEADFREFVVDRSGALFRTAYLLTGDRHAAEDLVQSALAKTAAKWRGLRDPAAVEGYVRRAMYHEQVSWWRRRSRIAEVSTGWLPDRIDDGHAEVADLRLVMRGALARLTPRQRTVLVLRYFEDLSETEIARLLGVRVGSVRSQIYRSLERLKKAAPELSTVREFR, encoded by the coding sequence GTGGATCCAGGATTTGAGGCGGACTTCCGGGAGTTCGTCGTCGATCGATCAGGGGCGCTGTTCCGCACCGCGTACCTGCTGACCGGTGACCGGCACGCCGCTGAGGACCTGGTGCAGTCGGCATTGGCGAAGACGGCCGCGAAGTGGCGCGGTCTCCGCGACCCCGCGGCCGTCGAGGGGTACGTCCGCCGCGCCATGTACCACGAACAGGTGAGCTGGTGGCGGCGCCGTTCCCGCATCGCGGAGGTGTCCACCGGGTGGCTGCCCGACCGGATCGACGACGGGCACGCGGAGGTCGCGGACCTCCGCCTGGTGATGCGCGGGGCTCTTGCCCGGCTGACGCCCCGGCAGCGGACCGTGCTCGTGCTGCGTTACTTCGAGGACCTGTCCGAGACCGAGATCGCGCGGCTGCTCGGTGTCAGGGTGGGGTCGGTCCGCAGCCAGATCTACCGATCCCTGGAGCGCCTGAAGAAGGCCGCACCCGAGCTGAGCACTGTGAGGGAGTTCCGATGA
- the mltG gene encoding endolytic transglycosylase MltG: MSIEDLLRETLSDMAHEEQPPPPGRFLQVRVGRSRRRGLALAAAVAVAVMAVGSTFVVEGLSSRVAVPRDVMGQGSDEALVETGRGRTTLTVGEGLRLAQVMETLSAATGRPVEEFKRAAKDGRALGLPAYAKGALEGFAFPGTYEVSSESSPGELLAAMVTRFNRAAEDGGLVDGARRAGRTPLEILTVASIVQAEAYDKRDMPKVARVIYNRLNHTPEMKLEMDSTVLYGLNKFGVRAPNEDLRSRSRYNTYARLGLPPGPIGNPGADAIEAALKPAAGPWLFFVVIDQKKSVMKFTDSESEFFKLVEEHNKNRGTGG, encoded by the coding sequence ATGAGCATCGAGGATCTGCTGCGCGAGACCCTTTCCGACATGGCCCACGAGGAGCAGCCACCCCCACCGGGCCGGTTCCTCCAGGTCCGCGTGGGCCGATCCCGTCGCCGTGGCCTCGCCCTGGCGGCGGCGGTGGCCGTCGCCGTGATGGCGGTCGGATCCACGTTCGTGGTCGAAGGGCTGTCCTCGCGGGTGGCGGTCCCCAGGGACGTCATGGGGCAGGGCTCCGATGAGGCGCTCGTGGAGACCGGCCGGGGCCGGACCACCCTGACCGTGGGAGAAGGGCTGCGGCTCGCACAGGTCATGGAGACGTTGTCGGCCGCCACCGGCAGGCCGGTGGAGGAGTTCAAGCGGGCCGCCAAGGACGGCAGGGCGCTCGGACTTCCGGCCTACGCCAAGGGCGCGCTGGAAGGATTCGCCTTCCCCGGGACCTACGAGGTCTCGTCCGAGTCGAGCCCCGGCGAGCTCCTCGCCGCGATGGTGACACGTTTCAACCGCGCCGCCGAAGACGGCGGCCTGGTGGACGGCGCCAGGCGTGCCGGCCGTACGCCACTGGAGATCCTGACCGTCGCCAGCATCGTCCAGGCCGAGGCGTACGACAAGCGCGACATGCCCAAGGTCGCGCGGGTTATCTACAACCGGCTGAACCACACGCCCGAGATGAAGCTGGAGATGGACAGTACGGTCCTGTACGGCCTCAACAAGTTCGGCGTCAGGGCCCCGAACGAGGATCTCAGGAGCCGGTCGCGGTACAACACCTACGCGCGCCTCGGCCTGCCGCCCGGTCCCATCGGCAACCCGGGCGCCGACGCCATCGAGGCTGCCCTGAAGCCGGCCGCCGGCCCCTGGCTGTTCTTCGTGGTCATCGACCAGAAGAAGAGCGTCATGAAGTTCACCGACTCCGAATCCGAGTTCTTCAAGCTGGTCGAGGAACACAACAAGA